In bacterium (Candidatus Blackallbacteria) CG13_big_fil_rev_8_21_14_2_50_49_14, one DNA window encodes the following:
- a CDS encoding peptidase S8: protein MSSRVLLFSSLALSTLMCACQSAVGTLPSARLNQASTRSKASLNRVAIRVQNPQQTVLPGEIVLRYQPGVAAQSRDLTLQSLGLQRVRSLGNPELGLELVKLRQGENTAAALQALSKNPQIAYAEPNYVVSIPRIQPHEVLPPFQGQALYPNDPMYNQQYAHRVSSSEAGWRKQKGSEKVAIAIIDTGVDLQHPDLAAKILPGYDAVDKDDQALDGHGHGTHCAGIAAAITNNEVGVAGFAPQVGIIPVRVLDNNGSGSSADVAEGILWAADHGAQVISMSLGSYSESQAKEDAVKYALNHEIVVVAAMGNDGNKRKIYPAAQPGVIAVGSTDSRDKRSYFSNYGSWISVSAPGSSILSTFPTYGGEGMKDYGSISGTSMATPAVAGVAAMIRSEFPNFKAKEVRAQLEWGTDDLGTPGYDEFYGHGRINLAKALTRRP, encoded by the coding sequence ATGTCTTCACGTGTTTTGCTGTTTTCGAGTCTGGCCTTGAGTACCCTGATGTGTGCGTGCCAAAGCGCTGTGGGAACCTTGCCCTCAGCCCGTCTCAATCAGGCATCAACACGATCGAAAGCCAGTTTGAACCGCGTGGCCATTCGGGTGCAAAACCCTCAGCAAACTGTTTTACCCGGTGAAATTGTGCTGCGTTATCAGCCTGGGGTGGCGGCTCAAAGCCGTGACTTGACCTTGCAAAGCCTGGGCTTGCAACGTGTGCGCAGTTTGGGCAACCCGGAATTGGGGCTGGAATTGGTGAAACTGCGTCAGGGTGAAAATACGGCAGCTGCTCTGCAGGCACTCTCCAAAAATCCGCAGATAGCCTATGCTGAACCCAATTACGTGGTTTCAATTCCACGTATTCAACCCCATGAAGTTTTGCCGCCCTTTCAAGGCCAGGCACTTTATCCCAATGACCCGATGTACAATCAGCAGTATGCACACCGTGTCAGCAGTTCAGAGGCCGGTTGGCGCAAACAAAAGGGCAGTGAAAAAGTCGCGATTGCGATTATTGATACCGGGGTCGATTTGCAGCATCCTGATTTGGCTGCCAAGATCCTGCCCGGCTATGATGCCGTTGATAAAGACGATCAGGCCCTGGATGGACATGGACATGGCACCCACTGCGCAGGCATTGCTGCCGCCATCACGAATAACGAAGTGGGAGTCGCCGGTTTTGCCCCCCAGGTGGGCATTATTCCTGTGCGGGTTTTAGACAATAATGGCAGTGGCAGTTCAGCTGATGTCGCTGAGGGCATTCTCTGGGCTGCCGACCATGGTGCCCAGGTGATCAGCATGAGTTTGGGCTCTTACAGTGAGTCTCAAGCCAAGGAAGACGCCGTTAAATATGCTTTGAACCATGAAATTGTCGTGGTTGCCGCGATGGGCAATGATGGCAATAAACGTAAAATTTATCCAGCAGCTCAACCCGGTGTGATTGCGGTGGGATCCACAGATTCACGCGATAAACGTTCTTATTTCTCAAATTATGGCAGTTGGATTTCGGTTTCTGCGCCTGGTTCCAGTATTCTTTCGACCTTTCCCACCTACGGTGGAGAGGGCATGAAAGATTATGGCTCCATTTCAGGAACGTCCATGGCCACGCCTGCGGTGGCCGGGGTCGCGGCGATGATTCGCTCAGAGTTCCCCAATTTCAAGGCCAAAGAGGTAAGAGCACAGCTTGAGTGGGGTACCGATGATCTGGGTACGCCGGGTTATGATGAATTCTATGGGCATGGACGTATCAACCTCGCCAAAGCCCTCACCCGGCGTCCTTAA
- a CDS encoding RluA family pseudouridine synthase: MRVFTIDADQAQEPLEEFLARQFDLPYLKIREWIQKGHVRVDGELGKARRWLKPGQQVLVEPPALLPHAALPEALSLPIRYQDADLIVVAKPAGMATHPGPGWWRGSCVNALLSAVQDWPGIGGVAGPGIVHRLDRDTSGLLVFAKSEFAHKRLLAASQARQFQRLYLAWVEGELAGSGTIEQPLARDPASPQRVVVSPQGKWALTHYQVLLGNPERSLLLLRLETGRTHQIRVHLAHLGHPLWGDAVYGRGGGFLALHAWRLSFQHPRNGQMLAFEESLPAYWEPSEALLSILSSIA; encoded by the coding sequence ATGCGTGTCTTTACCATTGATGCTGATCAGGCCCAGGAACCACTTGAGGAATTTCTGGCCCGACAGTTCGATCTGCCCTATCTCAAAATTCGGGAGTGGATTCAGAAGGGCCATGTGCGCGTGGATGGAGAACTGGGCAAGGCACGGCGTTGGTTGAAGCCTGGTCAGCAGGTTCTCGTGGAGCCCCCAGCTCTTCTGCCCCATGCCGCCCTGCCAGAGGCTTTGTCTTTGCCGATCCGTTACCAGGATGCCGATCTGATTGTGGTCGCCAAACCGGCAGGCATGGCGACGCATCCTGGGCCTGGCTGGTGGCGGGGCAGCTGTGTCAATGCGCTCTTGTCAGCCGTTCAGGATTGGCCGGGAATCGGGGGCGTGGCGGGGCCTGGTATTGTGCACCGTCTGGATCGCGACACCAGTGGCCTTTTGGTCTTTGCGAAATCAGAATTTGCGCATAAGCGTTTATTAGCGGCTTCTCAGGCCCGGCAGTTTCAACGCCTTTATCTGGCTTGGGTTGAGGGGGAACTGGCTGGTTCGGGCACGATTGAGCAGCCCCTGGCCCGCGATCCTGCGTCTCCCCAGCGTGTGGTGGTCAGCCCCCAGGGTAAATGGGCACTGACCCATTACCAAGTGCTCTTGGGCAACCCTGAGCGCAGCCTTTTGCTCTTGCGCCTTGAAACGGGGCGAACCCATCAGATTCGGGTGCATCTTGCGCATCTCGGACATCCGCTCTGGGGAGATGCTGTCTATGGGCGGGGAGGAGGATTTTTGGCCTTGCATGCCTGGCGGCTCAGTTTTCAACATCCAAGAAATGGGCAAATGCTGGCGTTTGAAGAATCTTTGCCCGCCTATTGGGAGCCCTCAGAAGCGCTTCTGTCGATCTTGAGTTCAATCGCTTAA
- a CDS encoding TetR family transcriptional regulator yields the protein MPAKTETPLPDFSAELENLYPDFAQLTPGQKRILNAALELFAEKGYAATSTGAIAKQAGVAEGLIFKHFRNKKELLLQLARPLLLEFFFPLSVRRIQAILTQEYHHLKELLEALLRERLAFVRQHHRLLRLILQEIWLHPELFESLKEQFQKHLQPTLEAQLKAFQARGEIREMAFSSCLRLILSNVMGLIISRVLLFPEQQEPEEQDIQQTLQTLVQGLAPEPKT from the coding sequence ATGCCAGCCAAAACAGAGACCCCCCTGCCCGATTTTTCAGCTGAACTCGAAAATCTCTACCCAGATTTTGCACAGCTGACGCCCGGACAAAAACGCATTCTCAATGCCGCCCTCGAGCTTTTTGCCGAAAAAGGCTATGCTGCCACCTCAACAGGTGCGATCGCCAAGCAGGCAGGTGTCGCCGAAGGGCTTATTTTTAAGCATTTCCGCAATAAAAAAGAACTGCTTTTGCAATTGGCCCGCCCCCTGCTGCTTGAATTCTTTTTTCCCCTAAGCGTTCGCCGGATTCAAGCCATTTTGACGCAGGAATACCATCATTTAAAAGAATTATTGGAAGCCCTCCTGCGCGAACGCCTGGCCTTCGTGCGCCAGCACCACCGCCTGCTGCGCCTGATATTACAGGAAATCTGGCTGCACCCTGAACTCTTTGAGAGCCTGAAAGAACAGTTTCAAAAACACCTGCAGCCCACTCTCGAAGCCCAATTGAAAGCTTTTCAAGCCCGTGGCGAGATCCGTGAAATGGCGTTTAGTTCCTGTCTGCGACTGATTCTCTCCAATGTCATGGGGCTGATCATCTCGCGCGTGCTGCTTTTTCCAGAACAGCAGGAACCTGAAGAGCAGGATATTCAACAGACCCTGCAAACCCTGGTTCAGGGGCTGGCCCCGGAGCCCAAAACATGA